One Thermoplasmata archaeon genomic window, CTCGCGATGGCTTTAACATAACCAGGAATGTCTAATCTATCAGGACAACCTTCTATACATAGACCGCATCCAAGGCATCTTTTAGCCTCTTCATATCCTTCTTCATCTGTGTAAGCAAGAATGACAGGCATTTTAAAATCTGAAATCCTTTTTTTAGGATCTTCAGTTTTTATTTTAACTCTTTCAAAATCTAATTTTTGGTCTAACATTGAGATGGTAATAACTCATTAATATAAAAAATTTGTAGTGGTATGCAAAATTATAATTATTGGTTATACAGTTTAAAAATATTATATAAAGATATGTTAAATAGCAATAAAATAACGTTAAACTATGTTTTAGCAACGATCTTTATAACATCTCCGTCTTTTAAGATGTGGTCACTACCAATAATTTTCTTGGTTTTTGCATCTATGCCACGTATAAAGTTTTCACCTAGATCTGTATGAACTTTGTACGCGAGATCTATTGCAGTAGAACCATTCTTTACTAGATATACGTCTGGAAGAACATTTCCATTTTTGTCACACCATTTACTTTCATCTTCGACAGGATAAACAGATATCAGATCCAGCAGAGTAAAAGTTGTATACTCTAAGACAGATTGAACACCAGTACCTCCAAACCTGCTCATATACTCTGAAATTCTGTCAAGTGCTTTTTTTTGTTGGTCTGTAAGTGAATCAGGCCTTAATATTTTAAAATCTTTTGCACCAGGATAATATTCAATAAGGCCAGCCTTCTTTGCTTTCAATAGGGCCAGTTCATAATCTGCTGAAGTAGGTATAATCTTATAGTCACTATTTTTAAACTTTTTAATAAACTCCTCTGGAGTTTTATCCGCCTTATTTGCGGCGATGAGTATGGGCTTAGAAAGGTGCAGAATATTCTTGGACAACCTCAAAAAGTCTTCATCTTTCCATTTTGTAGGAGCATCCAGGTAAGAATCTTTTACAGCTCTGATCACCTCATTTTCTGAGATTCCAAGTCCAGTCAACTGTTCGTATATTACGGTCTCTATTTTTATGTTTTCAGACTCTATTTTCCTAGCCATCTTTTTAAAATTGCTTTCAATTATGTCTTTAATCCAGTAAGATATTTCATTTTCCAGAAAAGAGATGTCATCCATAGGATTGTGAGATCCTAGATCCACAGTATTTCCCTCAAAATCAGTGCTTCCAGAAATATCTATAATATGTATTAATGCCTTGGCATTTCTCAGATCATCCAGAAATTTATTTCCCAGCCCTTTTCCTAAATGTGCATTTGGAACTAAACCCGCCACATCAATTAATTCTACAGGTATGTAACGTACATCATTCTGGCAAATTGAGTTTCTTGGGTTGCATGGTTTTCCTAAAATAGTATGGGCACAAGGTTTT contains:
- a CDS encoding redox-regulated ATPase YchF; translated protein: MVTMQIGLVGKPNVGKSTFFSALTMHEVPIANYPFTTISANRGIGYVRKPCAHTILGKPCNPRNSICQNDVRYIPVELIDVAGLVPNAHLGKGLGNKFLDDLRNAKALIHIIDISGSTDFEGNTVDLGSHNPMDDISFLENEISYWIKDIIESNFKKMARKIESENIKIETVIYEQLTGLGISENEVIRAVKDSYLDAPTKWKDEDFLRLSKNILHLSKPILIAANKADKTPEEFIKKFKNSDYKIIPTSADYELALLKAKKAGLIEYYPGAKDFKILRPDSLTDQQKKALDRISEYMSRFGGTGVQSVLEYTTFTLLDLISVYPVEDESKWCDKNGNVLPDVYLVKNGSTAIDLAYKVHTDLGENFIRGIDAKTKKIIGSDHILKDGDVIKIVAKT